A single Spiroplasma floricola 23-6 DNA region contains:
- a CDS encoding ParB/RepB/Spo0J family partition protein — MAVNKIKEIELERILPNPFQPRKSFNKEKIEELANSIKKVGLLQPIIVNLNNKNEIKLIAGQRRLEACKLLNKKTIECIILVGNATEKDFRQASIIENIQREEMSSYETSLSIKELYDSGMTQEDIGEQLGKSVSWVNKMLAINNLDEQAKEKIENGSIEISKASIIASQKNLSNEEKNDLINEVISNKVSKKDLEEKVKNKVGEDFYIQEQEICLALENKYKVSIKNNKLIINFKNLDQLNQIVNLFKR, encoded by the coding sequence ATGGCAGTAAATAAAATCAAAGAAATTGAACTTGAAAGAATTCTTCCCAATCCTTTTCAACCAAGAAAAAGTTTTAATAAAGAAAAAATTGAGGAGTTAGCAAATTCAATTAAAAAGGTGGGTTTACTTCAACCTATAATTGTAAATTTAAATAATAAAAATGAGATAAAACTTATTGCAGGACAAAGAAGATTAGAAGCTTGTAAGTTACTAAATAAAAAAACTATTGAATGTATTATTTTAGTAGGAAATGCAACTGAAAAAGATTTTAGACAAGCATCAATTATTGAAAATATTCAAAGAGAAGAAATGAGTTCATATGAAACTTCATTAAGTATTAAGGAGCTCTATGATTCTGGAATGACTCAAGAAGATATTGGTGAACAACTTGGAAAGTCAGTTAGTTGAGTAAATAAAATGTTAGCAATTAATAATTTAGATGAACAAGCAAAAGAAAAAATTGAAAATGGTTCTATAGAAATTAGTAAAGCTTCAATTATTGCAAGTCAAAAAAATTTATCTAATGAAGAAAAAAATGATTTAATTAACGAAGTTATTAGCAATAAAGTTTCAAAAAAAGATTTAGAAGAAAAAGTTAAAAATAAAGTTGGAGAAGATTTTTATATTCAAGAACAAGAAATTTGTTTAGCTTTAGAGAATAAATATAAAGTTAGTATAAAAAATAATAAATTAATTATAAATTTTAAAAATTTAGATCAGCTAAATCAGATTGTAAATTTATTTAAAAGGTAG
- a CDS encoding ThiF family adenylyltransferase has product MDKIIFLIGVGGTGGLLAGKLAKFLSNNDNLVLIDGDKVEYKNVTRQPFQTHDVYNFKAESLAKKINSISRFKNCYSINKFLNKENSLFKIIKSFNNTFNNTFNNTFNKVIIISCVDNHKTRIFIEKSTDMFKDWLSEKDFSWIGYSKTSDVIYIDSANEDVYGDILINEFRSNIYNLKIEKETELKISEESCEELINDGVVQQFATNDQTSNLILKVLSNIDMYIKKKYHIKFCEFNSKIEKIKESIKNGKTPN; this is encoded by the coding sequence ATGGATAAAATAATATTTTTAATTGGAGTAGGAGGCACAGGTGGTCTTCTTGCTGGAAAACTAGCAAAATTTTTATCAAATAATGATAATTTAGTATTAATTGATGGAGATAAAGTTGAATATAAAAATGTCACAAGACAACCTTTTCAAACTCATGATGTTTATAACTTCAAGGCTGAAAGTTTAGCTAAAAAAATAAATAGTATAAGTAGATTTAAAAATTGTTATTCTATTAATAAATTTTTAAATAAAGAGAATTCTTTATTTAAAATAATTAAATCTTTTAATAATACTTTTAATAATACTTTTAATAATACTTTTAATAAAGTAATAATAATAAGTTGTGTTGATAATCATAAAACTAGAATATTTATTGAAAAATCAACAGATATGTTTAAAGATTGATTATCAGAAAAAGATTTTAGTTGAATCGGATATTCTAAAACTTCGGATGTAATTTATATTGATTCAGCAAATGAAGATGTATATGGTGATATTTTAATTAATGAATTTAGAAGCAATATTTATAATTTAAAAATTGAAAAAGAAACAGAACTAAAAATATCAGAAGAAAGTTGTGAAGAGTTAATAAATGACGGAGTTGTTCAACAATTTGCAACAAATGATCAAACAAGCAATTTAATTTTAAAAGTTTTATCAAATATTGATATGTATATAAAAAAGAAATATCATATTAAGTTTTGTGAATTTAATTCTAAAATTGAAAAAATTAAAGAAAGTATTAAAAATGGAAAAACACCAAATTAG
- a CDS encoding AAA family ATPase, whose product MIKTKFNVDQDLDYTKFDSLFEKAKQKENFKNNGIYIYGKPGVGKTTFINKFVENSRSNFELVNVSQWIKSHQSAWENGYEGIYAPSPSRLAQKQILILDDLGSEFIHKSTLPYIYNLLNERFEKSKQDNTLITIITSNYDLDKLEKNYSTKSDNITSSRIISRLKGLMNLNIEFEGIDKRYSNEVENKNFEYIDF is encoded by the coding sequence ATGATTAAAACTAAATTTAATGTTGATCAAGATTTAGATTATACAAAATTTGATTCTTTATTTGAAAAAGCTAAACAAAAAGAAAATTTTAAAAATAATGGAATTTATATCTATGGTAAACCAGGAGTTGGTAAAACCACTTTTATTAATAAATTCGTTGAAAACTCAAGATCTAATTTTGAATTAGTTAATGTCTCACAATGAATCAAATCTCATCAAAGTGCTTGAGAAAATGGCTATGAAGGAATTTATGCTCCTAGTCCTAGTCGCTTAGCTCAAAAACAAATTTTAATTTTAGATGATTTAGGCAGTGAATTTATTCACAAATCTACACTTCCTTATATTTACAATTTATTAAATGAAAGATTTGAAAAGAGTAAACAAGATAATACTTTAATTACAATAATTACTTCAAATTATGATTTAGATAAGTTAGAAAAAAACTATAGTACTAAATCTGATAATATAACTTCTTCAAGAATAATTTCTAGATTAAAAGGATTAATGAATTTAAATATAGAATTTGAAGGAATTGATAAAAGATACTCCAATGAAGTTGAAAATAAAAATTTTGAATATATTGATTTTTAA